The Arachis hypogaea cultivar Tifrunner chromosome 14, arahy.Tifrunner.gnm2.J5K5, whole genome shotgun sequence genome has a segment encoding these proteins:
- the LOC112741443 gene encoding patatin-like protein 6 — MAALSTMNLNMIDSTFEVDKLTYEIFSILENKFLFGYDTDTANNSVINSAQFSPIHTKPPKISAGNTAGKVRILCIDGTGATDGILAAKSLAELESCLRRKSGNPNARVAGYFDAVAGTGVGGVLAALLFTRGKDGLPMFTADEALKFMIDNRRRISRSSTGILRRVLRHDAAATKAEKLFRKTFGECTLKDTVKPVLIPCYDLVTRAPFVFSRADALEMDGYDFKMRDVCAATSADPGCVGPVEMRSIDGRTKIVAVDGGVAMNNPTAAAITHVLNNKHEFPFCNGVSDLLVLSLGNGETDFNSVKSPSGFVRIAGEGASDMVDQAVSMAFGECEKNNYVRIQSNKVMSKSKQGKTTPDLLSVSEDMLGQKNVESVLFKGKKVVENTNMDKLELFGGDLIKEQERRKTGILPTVVLKNSSPSPRTSSATTLSTLSSSTC, encoded by the exons ATGGCAGCACTATCAACCATGAACTTGAACATGATCGATTCTACATTCGAGGTTGATAAGCTCACCTACGAAATCTTCTCCATCTTGGAGAACAAGTTCCTCTTCGGTTACGACACCGACACCGCCAACAATTCTGTTATCAATTCAGCTCAATTCTCGCCCATTCACACCAAGCCGCCCAAGATTTCCGCCGGAAACACCGCCGGGAAAGTTAGGATCCTCTGCATTGATGGAACCGGAGCCACCGACGGCATCCTCGCCGCGAAATCCCTCGCGGAACTTGAGTCCTGCCTCCGTCGCAAGTCCGGCAACCCTAACGCTCGCGTCGCCGGCTATTTCGACGCTGTTGCTGGCACCGGCGTCGGTGGCGTCCTCGCTGCTCTGCTTTTCACTCGCGGGAAAGACGGACTTCCGATGTTCACCGCCGACGAGGCGTTGAAGTTCATGATCGACAATCGCCGGCGGATCTCGAGGTCGTCGACGGGGATTCTCCGGCGAGTTCTCCGACACGATGCGGCGGCGACGAAGGCGGAGAAGCTTTTCAGGAAGACGTTTGGCGAGTGCACGTTGAAGGACACGGTGAAACCCGTGTTGATACCATGCTACGACCTCGTCACGCGCGCGCCGTTCGTTTTCTCCCGCGCCGACGCGCTCGAAATGGACGGCTACGATTTCAAGATGCGCGACGTGTGCGCTGCCACGTCAGCGGACCCTGGTTGTGTGGGTCCCGTTGAGATGAGGTCGATTGACGGGAGGACGAAGATCGTGGCCGTTGACGGTGGCGTTGCCATGAACAATCCAACGGCCGCAGCCATCACGCACGTGCTCAATAACAAGCACGAGTTCCCGTTCTGTAACGGCGTCTCTGACCTCCTCGTCCTCTCTCTCGGTAATGGAGAGACCGACTTTAACTCCGTTAAGTCTCCGTCTGGATTTGTTAGGATCGCCGGTGAAGGAGCTTCCGATATG GTTGATCAAGCTGTATCAATGGCATTTGGAGAGTGTGAGAAGAACAACTATGTGAGGATTCAGTCAAACAAAGTGATGTCAAAGTCCAAACAGGGAAAAACGACGCCGGATCTGTTGTCGGTTTCGGAGGATATGTTGGGACAGAAGAACGTTGAGTCTGTTTTGTTCAAAGGGAAGAAGGTTGTGGAGAACACAAACATGGACAAGTTGGAGTTGTTTGGGGGAGACTTGATTAAGGAACAAGAGAGGAGAAAAACTGGCATCTTGCCTACGGTGGTTTTGAAGAACTCATCACCCTCTCCTAGGACTTCATCTGCTACAACCTTGTCCACTTTATCCTCATCAACCTGTTAA
- the LOC112741444 gene encoding accelerated cell death 11 — translation MAAVNGDDKPLQKISDAFKVLASVAQDSKSADMELAPFSRACTHVCPLFGCLGIAFMFAEKDFVAKVQDLAEASNSIKTLQSMIDQDVQNNCVRTAGSHTRNLLRVKRGLDMIRLLFEYMLVAEGSSLRDPASKAYEKALAPYHGWAIRKAVSAGLYTLPTKEQLLVKFNEDEATARVLMQNYVTACTPVLQYVDNLFISRDLGTDW, via the exons aTGGCGGCGGTCAACGGTGACGACAAACCGCTGCAGAAAATCTCAGACGCATTCAAGGTTTTGGCTTCCGTGGCCCAAGATTCGAAGAGCGCGGATATGGAGCTCGCTCCCTTCTCACGTGCCTGCACTCACGTCTGCCCTCTCTTTGGTTGCTTGGGCATCGCTTTCATGTTCGCTGAGAAGGATTTTGTCGCCAAG GTGCAAGATCTAGCAGAGGCATCGAATTCCATTAAGACATTGCAATCTATGATTGATCAAGATGTGCAGAACAATTGTGTGAGGACGGCAGGTAGTCATACAAGAAATCTGCTAAGAGTGAAGCGCGGACTTGACATGATCAGATTGCTGTTTGAGTATATGTTAGTTGCAGA GGGAAGCTCCCTTAGGGATCCAGCTTCAAAGGCTTACGAGAAGGCATTGGCACCTTATCATGGATGGGCTATCAGGAAGGCTGTTTCTGCTGGGTTGTATACCCTTCCAACGAAGGAACAACTATTGGTGAAATTCAATGAGGATG aGGCGACAGCCAGAGTCCTAATGCAAAATTATGTCACCGCATGTACACCTGTACTCCAATACGTTGACAATCTCTTCATTTCCAGAGATTTGGGAACAGATTGGTGA